A single genomic interval of Lathyrus oleraceus cultivar Zhongwan6 chromosome 7, CAAS_Psat_ZW6_1.0, whole genome shotgun sequence harbors:
- the LOC127106522 gene encoding glucan endo-1,3-beta-glucosidase has product MSNIFLLIGILSIGLAFTGAQSIGVCYGMIGNNLPSKQEVVDLYKSKGINRMRLYYPDEEALQALRGSNIELILDVAKETLSSLVNANEATNWINKFVKPYSQDVKIKYITVGNEIYPNDNEAQYILPALQNIQNAISSANLQGQIKVSIAIAMSLIQNSYPPNNGAFIDPARSYIQPIINFLVTNGSPFLANVYPYIAYVGDKQNIHLDYALFNQQGNNDVGYQNLFDAQLDSVYAALEKVGGSNLQIVVSESGWPSAGGDGATPENAATYYSNLINHVKSGTVKKPGMAIETYLFAMFDENQKNGASTEQHFGLFNPDKSPKYQINFN; this is encoded by the exons ATGTCTAATATTTTTCTGCTTATTGGTATACTGTCTATTGGATTAGCATTTACAG GTGCACAATCCATAGGAGTTTGCTATGGAATGATTGGCAATAACCTACCATCCAAGCAAGAAGTTGTGGATTTATATAAATCAAAAGGCATTAACAGAATGCGTTTATATTATCCAGATGAAGAAGCTCTTCAAGCCCTTAGAGGTTCCAACATTGAATTGATTCTTGATGTGGCTAAGGAAACCCTTTCTTCTCTTGTAAATGCCAATGAAGCCACAAACTGGATCAACAAATTTGTTAAACCCTACTCACAAGATGTTAAAATTAAGTACATCACTGTTGGAAATGAAATCTACCCTAATGACAATGAGGCCCAGTACATTCTCCCTGCATTGCAAAACATTCAAAACGCAATTTCTTCTGCTAATTTACAAGGCCAAATCAAGGTCTCTATAGCAATAGCCATGTCTTTGATTCAGAATTCTTATCCACCTAACAATGGTGCTTTTATTGACCCAGCAAGGTCTTATATACAACCAATAATTAACTTCCTAGTGACCAATGGGTCACCATTTCTTGCAAATGTGTATCCATACATCGCTTATGTCGGGGATAAACAAAACATTCATCTTGATTATGCTCTTTTTAATCAACAAGGAAACAATGATGTTGGTTATCAAAATCTCTTTGATGCGCAGTTGGATTCAGTATACGCTGCTCTTGAGAAAGTCGGGGGTTCTAATTTGCAGATTGTTGTGTCTGAGAGTGGATGGCCATCTGCTGGTGGAGATGGGGCAACACCGGAAAATGCTGCCACATATTATAGTAATTTGATTAATCATGTTAAGAGTGGGACCGTGAAGAAACCTGGTATGGCTATTGAGACTTATTTGTTTGCCATGTTTGATGAAAATCAGAAGAATGGTGCATCAACTGAACAACATTTTGGTCTCTTTAATCCTGATAAATCGCCTAAATATCAAATAAATTTCAATTAG